In Gemmatimonadaceae bacterium, a single genomic region encodes these proteins:
- a CDS encoding DUF4331 family protein: MRFRTLVTPRRTIAALIVAGALVATGITGIGVARASDHQDNPLVELNPSMDMTDVYAFPGASTNSVVLVMNSWAFLTPAQTPNTSFDPNLLYQFKIDNTGDAKEDRVIQVTFSGTGANQTVEVRGPVAPDVVGSMGNTISTSTPVVTGKVNTVLTGPNGMQVFAGAREDPFFIDLEQFFRVLPDRKPSTGPLSSIPDSPSATTFRSATAAVDFVKGFNVLSIVIELPASTLTAGGNAKLGVWGTISR, from the coding sequence ATGCGTTTCCGCACCCTCGTTACACCCCGGCGGACGATCGCTGCGTTGATCGTCGCGGGCGCGCTCGTCGCCACCGGCATCACCGGCATCGGTGTCGCGCGCGCATCCGATCACCAGGACAATCCGTTGGTCGAGCTCAATCCGTCGATGGACATGACGGACGTCTATGCGTTCCCCGGCGCGAGCACGAACAGCGTCGTCCTGGTCATGAACAGCTGGGCGTTTCTGACGCCGGCACAAACGCCGAATACAAGCTTCGATCCGAACCTGCTGTATCAGTTCAAGATCGACAACACCGGCGACGCGAAGGAAGATCGTGTCATTCAGGTGACGTTCAGCGGCACCGGCGCGAATCAAACCGTCGAAGTACGCGGTCCGGTTGCGCCGGACGTCGTTGGCTCGATGGGCAACACCATCTCGACGTCGACCCCGGTCGTCACCGGCAAGGTCAACACCGTGCTGACCGGGCCGAACGGCATGCAGGTGTTCGCCGGCGCACGCGAGGATCCGTTCTTCATCGATCTCGAGCAGTTTTTCCGCGTGCTGCCGGATCGCAAGCCATCGACCGGGCCGCTCTCGTCCATTCCAGACTCGCCGAGCGCCACGACGTTCCGTTCCGCCACGGCCGCGGTGGACTTCGTGAAGGGATTCAACGTGCTCTCGATCGTCATCGAGCTCCCGGCGTCGACGCTCACCGCCGGCGGCAACGCCAAGCTCGGCGTGTGGGGCACGATCAGCCGTTGA
- a CDS encoding tetratricopeptide repeat protein, producing the protein MIIALVSPRRDGRALLAMLTLAGIACVAGASGCSSRRQVRPPTIQAATSSERDVLEADILFYRERAARDPSGAADLAHLSALYLERARQSGDQRDAVLAEQAARHSLANRSTHNAAARQVLASALLAQHRFDEALVVAKRVRDSEPSSPALRAMVAEIEMELGAYDSAKVGFASLDSAKHSLAVAPRLARWAEIRGHTEAARRYMRDALATAQRTPGMPREQVAWFWLRAGDIELRDEKFAAADSAYQAGLRANPNDYRVLAGLARLAAARGNWRAAAHFGEASIASNLDPATLGIVSDAYAALGDTAKAAEFARALDVAVSHQPGAYHRAWSLFLLDHDRRVSLVSRNIRKEMKSRRDIYAYDLLAWSLHKQGRDIEALSAIHMALGQGTKDPLLARHAAAIEAAVSNTTEAAR; encoded by the coding sequence ATGATCATCGCCCTCGTGTCTCCGCGGCGTGACGGGAGGGCGCTTCTCGCGATGCTGACGCTGGCGGGAATCGCATGCGTCGCGGGCGCGAGCGGATGTTCGTCACGGCGTCAGGTTCGTCCGCCAACCATTCAGGCGGCCACGTCGAGTGAACGCGACGTGCTCGAAGCAGACATCCTGTTCTACCGCGAGCGCGCCGCGCGCGATCCCAGCGGCGCCGCCGATCTCGCGCATCTCTCCGCGCTGTACCTCGAGCGCGCGCGCCAGTCGGGCGATCAACGCGACGCCGTGCTCGCAGAACAGGCGGCACGCCACTCGTTGGCGAATCGGTCGACGCACAACGCGGCCGCGCGGCAGGTGCTGGCGTCGGCTTTGCTCGCGCAGCATCGTTTCGACGAAGCGCTCGTCGTCGCCAAGCGTGTCCGCGACTCCGAACCATCATCGCCCGCACTTCGCGCCATGGTCGCCGAGATCGAGATGGAATTGGGCGCGTATGACTCAGCGAAGGTGGGCTTCGCCTCGCTCGACAGCGCGAAGCACAGCCTCGCCGTCGCGCCACGCCTGGCGCGATGGGCGGAGATTCGTGGCCACACCGAGGCCGCGCGGCGATACATGCGCGATGCCCTCGCGACCGCACAGCGCACCCCTGGTATGCCGCGCGAGCAGGTCGCGTGGTTCTGGCTGCGCGCGGGCGACATCGAGCTGCGCGACGAGAAGTTCGCCGCCGCCGACAGCGCATATCAGGCCGGTTTGCGCGCAAACCCGAACGATTATCGTGTGCTCGCGGGCCTCGCTCGTCTTGCGGCGGCGCGGGGTAATTGGCGGGCTGCGGCGCACTTCGGCGAAGCCTCGATCGCGTCGAACCTGGATCCCGCCACACTCGGCATCGTCAGCGATGCATACGCCGCACTGGGCGATACGGCGAAGGCGGCCGAGTTCGCGCGCGCGCTCGACGTGGCGGTGTCACACCAGCCGGGCGCGTATCATCGCGCGTGGAGTTTGTTCCTCCTCGATCACGACCGGCGCGTCTCATTGGTATCGCGCAACATCCGCAAGGAGATGAAAAGCCGCCGCGACATTTACGCGTACGATCTGCTCGCGTGGTCCCTGCACAAACAGGGGCGCGATATCGAAGCATTGTCGGCGATTCACATGGCGCTCGGGCAAGGCACCAAGGACCCGTTGCTCGCGCGCCACGCCGCGGCGATCGAGGCAGCCGTCTCGAACACGACCGAGGCGGCGCGATGA
- a CDS encoding HupE/UreJ family protein: MSTLATFMQLGFRHIVDVEAMDHILFLLALAAIYRWRDVRDALWVVTAFTIGHSVTLALAVTGALTLPSNVVEFLIPLTIVATCVENMLVSDRARAPWSGRYRPLFAGVFGLVHGAGFATYLRAMFVDHVALPLFGFNVGIEAGQIVVLLAAAVALAICDAVIERLRAHRASWPALRLRVVGVSLAVFVIASRWAVERAPW; encoded by the coding sequence ATGAGCACACTCGCCACATTCATGCAGCTCGGCTTCCGGCACATCGTCGACGTCGAGGCGATGGACCACATCCTGTTTCTCCTCGCGCTCGCGGCCATCTATCGATGGCGCGACGTCCGCGATGCACTGTGGGTCGTGACCGCATTCACGATCGGCCACTCGGTGACGCTCGCGTTGGCGGTGACCGGCGCGTTGACGCTTCCTTCGAACGTCGTCGAGTTCCTGATTCCACTCACGATCGTCGCGACGTGCGTCGAGAACATGCTGGTGAGCGATCGTGCGCGAGCGCCGTGGAGCGGGCGATATCGCCCGCTGTTCGCGGGCGTGTTCGGGCTGGTGCATGGCGCCGGGTTCGCCACCTATCTCCGCGCGATGTTCGTGGATCACGTCGCCCTGCCGTTGTTCGGCTTCAACGTCGGCATCGAGGCCGGACAGATCGTGGTGCTGCTCGCGGCGGCTGTGGCTCTGGCGATTTGCGACGCGGTGATCGAGCGATTGCGGGCGCATCGAGCGAGCTGGCCTGCGCTGAGATTACGCGTCGTCGGCGTTTCGCTCGCCGTATTCGTCATCGCGTCGCGGTGGGCGGTGGAGCGCGCGCCATGGTGA
- a CDS encoding DUF6702 family protein, translating into MVIGLAFAAMLVARMHPLHTTMTELTVDEARHSVRAVVRAFADDVTAAAKRRLSRGDYVAAGLAITDAAGRQLALRSCGVRHTGDVVFVCFDGTFDGSPRALRLADSLLCDLFDDQVNVVQIIDGGERRSMLFVRGDRAKPLR; encoded by the coding sequence ATGGTGATCGGCCTCGCGTTCGCCGCGATGCTCGTCGCGCGCATGCATCCCCTGCACACGACGATGACGGAGCTCACCGTGGACGAGGCGCGGCATTCGGTGCGCGCGGTCGTGCGCGCGTTCGCCGACGATGTGACGGCGGCGGCGAAGCGGCGCCTGTCACGTGGGGATTATGTCGCGGCGGGGCTCGCGATTACCGACGCCGCAGGCAGGCAGCTTGCGCTGCGCTCATGCGGCGTGCGCCACACCGGAGACGTGGTCTTTGTTTGCTTCGATGGAACGTTCGACGGTTCGCCGCGCGCGCTGCGACTCGCCGATTCTCTGCTCTGCGACCTGTTCGACGACCAGGTGAACGTAGTGCAGATCATCGACGGTGGAGAACGGCGCAGTATGCTGTTCGTGCGAGGCGATCGCGCGAAGCCGCTTCGGTGA
- a CDS encoding DUF4331 family protein, translated as MFVNIARFGRRLGLICAGLALAGAACGDDNGTTAPASTPGVRTFDQVQRLGNPLVSEVLLTKRDHPLHGAIGPSDDVATFAPSVKGFIAQFRPQATTLQNTLAAVLLPDMLVIQTDKAASTAGWLSWALANGWGGRKLTDDAVGTALTAAFSDLLDPTQAVCKPGALPLCTDNVGPHSTFSTTFPYLASPK; from the coding sequence ATGTTTGTAAATATCGCCCGATTCGGCCGTCGCCTTGGCCTCATCTGCGCAGGCTTGGCGCTCGCCGGCGCCGCGTGCGGCGACGACAACGGTACGACCGCGCCGGCCAGCACGCCCGGCGTGCGGACGTTCGATCAAGTCCAGCGTCTCGGCAATCCGCTGGTCAGCGAAGTTCTGCTGACGAAACGAGATCACCCGCTCCATGGCGCGATCGGGCCATCCGACGATGTCGCGACGTTCGCGCCAAGCGTCAAAGGCTTCATCGCGCAGTTCCGCCCGCAGGCGACCACATTGCAGAACACGCTCGCCGCGGTGCTGCTGCCCGACATGCTCGTCATCCAGACGGACAAGGCCGCGTCGACCGCCGGTTGGTTGTCGTGGGCGCTCGCGAACGGATGGGGCGGTCGCAAGCTCACCGACGACGCCGTGGGTACCGCGTTGACGGCCGCGTTCAGCGATCTGCTCGATCCGACCCAGGCCGTGTGCAAACCCGGCGCGCTCCCGCTCTGCACCGACAACGTCGGCCCGCACAGCACGTTCTCCACGACATTCCCTTACCTGGCCTCGCCGAAATGA